A part of Candidatus Electrothrix aestuarii genomic DNA contains:
- a CDS encoding glucose-1-phosphate adenylyltransferase family protein: MREAKDALVLLLAGGIGSRLNILVGHRAKPAVPFGGLYRIIDFSLSNVMNSGLTRVGVLTQYKPLSLMRHIQTGEAWDFTGRTRGVKILPPRTGEKDSDWYKGTADAIRQNIDFIRDNHSEQVVILSGDHIYKMDFDDMIAYHRAKKAGVTIGMMVVPKSEIHQFGAGIVDDENRIVDWEEKPKEPRTNLASMGIYVFDTEYLLKALSHDREEIDFGMHIVPRAIEEKQVYAYPFYGYWRDVGTIQAYWDANMDILHADSGISPEEWGIRPNTEADGRAMDRAPARFVQGCTVRSSMISAGSIIEGTVLNSVLSPGVIVRKGAVVRDSVILEDSVIEAGAEVDLAICDKRVHIGEGAVIGHGDDEEKKVSNQEYPTHLYSGISLIGKEVQIPKNMRIGRNCIIRPGKKGRDERVFPAELQHGGIF, from the coding sequence ATGAGAGAAGCAAAGGATGCCTTGGTGCTTTTGCTGGCAGGTGGGATCGGCAGTCGTCTCAATATCCTGGTTGGACATCGAGCCAAGCCAGCCGTACCCTTTGGCGGATTGTATCGCATTATAGATTTTTCTTTGTCCAATGTCATGAATTCTGGCCTGACAAGGGTAGGGGTGTTGACTCAGTATAAGCCCCTCTCTCTGATGCGCCATATCCAGACCGGCGAAGCCTGGGATTTTACCGGTCGGACGCGAGGGGTCAAGATTTTGCCGCCCCGCACCGGAGAAAAGGACTCTGACTGGTATAAAGGGACTGCTGACGCGATCCGACAAAATATCGATTTTATAAGGGATAACCATTCTGAACAGGTTGTTATTCTGTCCGGTGATCATATCTATAAGATGGATTTTGATGATATGATTGCCTATCATCGGGCAAAGAAGGCAGGGGTAACCATCGGTATGATGGTGGTACCGAAGAGTGAGATCCATCAATTCGGTGCCGGGATTGTTGATGACGAGAATCGTATTGTCGATTGGGAGGAAAAACCCAAAGAACCGAGAACCAATCTTGCCTCTATGGGTATCTATGTCTTTGATACCGAATATCTGCTTAAGGCCCTTTCTCATGACCGGGAAGAGATAGATTTTGGTATGCATATTGTTCCTCGGGCAATTGAGGAAAAACAAGTCTACGCTTATCCCTTTTACGGCTACTGGCGGGATGTGGGAACAATCCAGGCCTATTGGGATGCAAATATGGATATTCTCCATGCTGACTCTGGGATTTCTCCCGAGGAATGGGGAATACGTCCTAATACAGAGGCGGATGGTCGGGCTATGGACAGGGCACCGGCCCGTTTTGTCCAAGGATGTACTGTGCGGTCCTCAATGATTTCCGCAGGGAGTATCATTGAAGGGACTGTTCTCAACTCTGTTCTTTCTCCTGGGGTCATTGTCCGTAAAGGAGCAGTTGTTCGTGACTCGGTCATTCTGGAAGACTCTGTAATTGAGGCTGGTGCTGAGGTCGATTTGGCAATATGTGATAAGCGAGTGCATATTGGTGAGGGGGCCGTTATCGGACATGGGGACGACGAGGAAAAGAAGGTTTCGAACCAAGAATATCCTACGCATTTATATAGTGGTATCAGTTTAATCGGAAAGGAAGTGCAGATACCGAAAAACATGCGCATTGGGCGGAATTGTATTATTCGCCCAGGTAAAAAAGGCCGAGACGAGAGAGTGTTTCCGGCGGAATTGCAACATGGCGGCATTTTTTGA
- the xerD gene encoding site-specific tyrosine recombinase XerD: MKNSPLLHHLDSFLQYLVVHRRLSQNTVDSYASDLHFFLKFLQQHEVSTPKAVTPDLARAFLIDCYQKNINSRSNARRLSALRAFFDYLVFQQVRLDNPLADIDSPKIASSLPGVLTVAEVEQMLEPPKKRTPLILRNYSMLHLLYATGIRVSELVTLPLRDCNTGSGHVRVLGKGDKERMVPFNGKAGELIEEYLVKGRPVILRKRASPYLFVTGRGGRMTRNRFWQILKDIVAAQGIEKNVSPKTMRHSFATHLLAGGADLRSVQMMLGHTDIATTQIYTHVDKGRVKELHRRFHPRG, translated from the coding sequence CTGAAGAATTCGCCTCTCCTTCATCATCTTGATAGCTTTCTCCAATACCTCGTAGTTCATCGTCGACTATCCCAGAATACCGTAGATAGCTACGCCTCAGATCTCCATTTTTTTCTGAAATTTCTCCAGCAGCATGAAGTGAGTACGCCCAAGGCAGTTACTCCTGACTTAGCCCGAGCCTTCTTGATAGATTGCTACCAGAAAAATATTAATTCACGAAGTAACGCCCGGCGCCTTTCCGCCCTGCGGGCCTTTTTTGATTATCTCGTTTTTCAACAGGTCAGACTGGATAATCCTCTTGCTGACATTGATTCGCCCAAGATTGCCAGTTCTCTACCCGGTGTTTTAACTGTTGCTGAGGTGGAGCAGATGCTGGAACCGCCCAAAAAACGGACTCCGCTTATCCTGCGGAATTATTCTATGCTGCATCTGCTCTATGCCACAGGTATTCGGGTTTCAGAGTTGGTGACTCTGCCTTTGCGAGATTGTAATACCGGTAGTGGGCATGTGCGGGTCCTGGGAAAAGGCGATAAAGAGCGCATGGTTCCGTTTAACGGGAAAGCTGGGGAGTTGATTGAAGAGTACCTTGTAAAGGGGCGCCCGGTAATTCTGCGCAAGCGGGCTAGTCCTTATCTTTTTGTGACAGGAAGGGGCGGGCGGATGACCCGCAATCGGTTTTGGCAAATTCTTAAAGATATTGTCGCGGCCCAGGGTATAGAGAAAAACGTCAGTCCGAAGACCATGCGCCATTCCTTTGCAACCCATCTTTTGGCCGGTGGTGCTGACCTGCGCTCTGTGCAGATGATGCTTGGGCATACTGATATCGCAACGACCCAGATTTATACCCATGTTGATAAGGGGAGAGTGAAAGAGCTGCATAGGCGTTTTCATCCCCGTGGATGA
- a CDS encoding sugar phosphate nucleotidyltransferase: MVIPSTLAMILAGGRVDELGVLTHYRPKSAVPFGGFARVIDFPLTNLMRSGIERIAILSQYRSYSLINHIGTGAAWDMIGRHRGISILPPFKDYENPHWYRGSADAVHQNLDFVRYHKPTEILILSGDHIYEMDYRDMIRFHNEHDADLTAAFIKVKKEDAARRFGVAEIGDEYAEGGSLLSYEEKPANPKGEWASLTVLCFKPEVLYKVLRRNQAAESYEFGRDIIPMMVQDGLKVLGYKFQGYWGYTRTVKEYWQTSMDLLGNNPLIDLEKWGLRTNLEHRDIRDCQPLKVGSQGVLDNSLAYNGCIIDGTVKNSILFPGVRVEKGAVVENSVLFFNTLVKEGGTLQQVVCDVNTTFGRNVQVGRPAIDISDSVTVIGWNNNIPDNMNIGCGCSVAPGIAEEKWPAKGLEDMEELQ, from the coding sequence ATGGTAATACCTTCTACATTGGCTATGATTCTCGCCGGTGGCCGTGTTGACGAATTGGGTGTTCTGACCCATTACCGTCCCAAATCCGCAGTGCCTTTTGGCGGCTTTGCCCGAGTTATTGATTTTCCCCTGACCAACCTGATGCGTTCAGGTATTGAGCGAATTGCTATTCTCAGTCAGTATCGGTCTTATTCCCTGATTAATCATATAGGTACTGGAGCTGCCTGGGATATGATCGGGCGGCATCGTGGGATTTCCATTCTGCCTCCGTTTAAGGATTATGAGAACCCCCACTGGTACAGGGGGTCGGCAGACGCGGTGCATCAGAATTTGGATTTTGTCCGTTATCATAAGCCGACCGAGATCCTGATCCTTTCCGGGGATCATATTTATGAAATGGATTACCGTGATATGATCCGTTTTCATAATGAGCACGATGCTGACCTGACAGCGGCCTTTATCAAGGTGAAAAAAGAAGATGCGGCCCGGCGTTTCGGGGTGGCGGAAATCGGGGATGAGTACGCTGAGGGTGGATCACTGCTTTCCTATGAGGAAAAACCTGCAAACCCGAAAGGGGAGTGGGCCTCTCTGACTGTTCTTTGTTTCAAGCCGGAAGTTTTATACAAGGTGTTGCGGAGGAATCAGGCCGCAGAATCCTATGAATTCGGTCGGGATATCATTCCCATGATGGTGCAGGATGGATTGAAGGTACTGGGGTATAAATTTCAGGGCTACTGGGGATATACCCGTACGGTTAAGGAGTATTGGCAGACCTCTATGGATCTCCTGGGGAACAATCCTCTGATTGACCTTGAAAAATGGGGTTTGCGAACTAATCTGGAACATCGGGATATTCGGGACTGTCAGCCCCTGAAGGTGGGGAGTCAGGGTGTCCTTGATAATTCCCTGGCCTATAACGGCTGTATTATTGATGGTACCGTGAAGAACTCTATCCTTTTTCCCGGTGTTCGGGTGGAAAAAGGAGCTGTGGTTGAAAATTCTGTCCTCTTTTTTAATACCTTGGTCAAAGAGGGAGGAACATTGCAGCAGGTGGTTTGTGATGTGAACACAACCTTTGGTCGTAATGTGCAGGTTGGTCGTCCTGCAATTGATATCAGTGATAGTGTGACTGTTATCGGCTGGAATAATAATATCCCGGATAATATGAACATCGGTTGTGGCTGCTCAGTAGCACCAGGTATTGCGGAAGAAAAATGGCCTGCAAAGGGACTGGAAGATATGGAGGAACTGCAATGA
- a CDS encoding ISNCY family transposase, translating into MKDAALGAFSMFFNQSPSFLSHQRAMQQAHGHNNAQSLFGITQIMSDNQTRNLLDTLTSDNFYPIFSETFDRLESAGHLDRYRVLDEYLLVPIDGTEFFRSSKIHCENCSVARNSNGTVSYSHKVLTPVVAAPDNNKVIALEPEFVTPQDGSAKQDCELNAAKRWIERNSSLSARKVIILGDDLFSRGPFCNLLSAHSFRFILICKPSSHTTLYQYVAELEKKDGITVSSQRKWNGKFHELHTYRYANDLPLKQGDDAPSVNWVELTVINTKTQEVLYKNSFITDFKIDRTNVQSIVQAGRTRWKVENENNNILKTKGYHLEHNFGHGNKFLSNTLLTLNLVAFLAHTFLELVDTKYKAVRSVLSVRKTFFNDLKALTRYLFFNSWSQLIDFMFKQLEIKNLST; encoded by the coding sequence ATGAAGGATGCGGCGTTAGGTGCGTTTTCCATGTTTTTCAACCAATCCCCATCATTCTTATCTCATCAGCGGGCAATGCAGCAGGCTCACGGGCATAATAATGCTCAAAGTTTGTTCGGAATAACACAGATCATGTCGGACAATCAGACCCGCAATCTTCTTGACACCCTTACTTCTGATAATTTTTATCCAATTTTTTCAGAAACTTTTGATCGGCTTGAAAGTGCTGGACACTTGGATCGTTATAGAGTGCTGGATGAATATTTGTTGGTTCCGATAGATGGTACAGAATTTTTTCGTTCCTCCAAAATACATTGTGAAAACTGTTCCGTTGCTCGTAACTCCAACGGAACGGTAAGTTATTCCCATAAGGTTCTTACCCCGGTGGTAGCTGCACCGGACAACAACAAGGTCATCGCTCTGGAACCAGAATTCGTCACCCCTCAGGATGGTTCAGCAAAACAGGATTGCGAGTTGAATGCTGCTAAGCGCTGGATTGAACGGAACTCTTCTTTATCGGCTCGAAAAGTTATCATCCTGGGAGACGATTTGTTTTCCAGAGGGCCGTTTTGCAACTTATTATCGGCACACAGTTTTCGTTTTATCCTGATTTGCAAACCCTCCTCACATACGACCCTTTATCAGTATGTTGCCGAACTTGAAAAGAAAGATGGTATTACAGTAAGTTCTCAAAGAAAATGGAACGGAAAATTTCACGAGCTTCATACTTATCGTTATGCTAATGACTTACCCCTCAAGCAGGGGGATGACGCTCCTTCTGTCAATTGGGTTGAGTTGACCGTCATTAACACCAAAACACAAGAGGTTCTGTATAAAAATTCTTTTATCACTGATTTTAAAATAGACAGAACCAATGTTCAATCTATAGTACAAGCCGGAAGAACTCGATGGAAGGTGGAAAATGAAAATAATAATATCCTGAAAACAAAAGGCTACCATTTAGAGCATAATTTCGGGCATGGCAATAAATTTCTCTCGAACACCTTACTGACTCTCAATCTGGTCGCATTTTTAGCTCACACATTCCTGGAGCTTGTTGATACAAAATACAAAGCCGTCAGATCGGTCTTGTCTGTCCGAAAGACCTTTTTTAATGACCTGAAAGCATTAACCAGATATTTATTTTTTAACAGTTGGTCTCAGCTGATAGACTTTATGTTTAAACAGCTTGAAATTAAAAATCTATCGACCTGA
- a CDS encoding DHH family phosphoesterase yields MKPKRLEKIAEVVTRSASRNSALNRLNGFYELFSKDDEVLIVITADPDSLASAMAVKRLLSYRVGSVTIGYPNEIRRLNNITMVERLKIPIERLHTLPVNDYSKLVMLDSQPTHQPCFEKLKFDAVIDHHPVTSGWDAKFIDIRPEYGAVASMMVEYLRAANITPSVALATALYYGIKVDTQNFEKKNMQLADGISFRYVFNIANRNLVRKFDLTELRRSELKYFKIALNEVKSSKGRAYAHIGRVGTPDILVIIADFLNHVDKFDWVLVSGISGDKLVVILRCDGYRKNAGMFARKTFAEYGSAGGHREAARAELPMKNLPLREGQEFTTSTLMRIATRHM; encoded by the coding sequence TTGAAGCCAAAACGACTGGAAAAGATAGCAGAAGTTGTTACTCGCAGTGCCAGCCGCAATTCGGCGCTGAACCGTTTAAACGGTTTTTACGAGCTTTTTTCGAAAGATGATGAAGTACTTATCGTCATCACGGCAGATCCTGATTCATTGGCCAGTGCAATGGCCGTGAAGCGGCTGCTCAGTTATCGGGTGGGCAGTGTGACCATTGGATATCCCAACGAGATCCGGCGACTCAATAATATAACGATGGTTGAACGCCTGAAAATTCCTATCGAGCGTTTGCACACCTTGCCGGTTAATGATTACTCAAAGCTGGTCATGCTGGACTCTCAGCCGACCCACCAACCCTGCTTTGAAAAACTCAAATTCGATGCTGTTATAGATCATCATCCTGTCACCTCGGGATGGGATGCCAAATTTATTGATATTCGCCCGGAATATGGAGCCGTTGCCTCGATGATGGTTGAATATCTCCGTGCTGCCAATATCACTCCCTCAGTTGCCCTTGCCACGGCCCTTTATTATGGGATAAAGGTTGATACACAGAATTTCGAAAAGAAAAATATGCAGTTGGCAGACGGAATTTCCTTCCGCTATGTATTTAACATTGCCAACCGTAATTTGGTCCGCAAATTCGATCTTACTGAGCTGCGGCGTTCAGAGTTGAAATATTTCAAAATTGCCCTTAATGAAGTGAAATCAAGTAAAGGGCGAGCTTACGCCCATATAGGGCGAGTGGGTACGCCGGATATTTTGGTTATTATCGCGGATTTCCTAAATCATGTTGACAAGTTTGACTGGGTATTGGTATCAGGGATAAGCGGAGATAAACTCGTGGTCATTCTTCGCTGCGATGGATACCGGAAAAATGCTGGTATGTTTGCTCGCAAGACCTTTGCCGAATATGGTTCAGCCGGAGGGCATCGTGAGGCGGCACGAGCTGAATTGCCGATGAAGAATTTGCCTTTGCGCGAAGGACAGGAATTCACAACCAGCACCTTGATGCGTATTGCCACCCGGCATATGTGA
- a CDS encoding BREX system ATP-binding domain-containing protein has protein sequence MKTMEELGQLKPFQARSIIEELRKGSVPAQYVPFFTVGRDNWLTFIEDDLANYIAEGGAKVRFLSGDYGDGKTHFMSVIQHLALQEGFGVSFVILTRETPIHKFEAVYQAITQQLHGRFEGVGIRNLLRQWLYNLAEKAEKEAPSLEQMADLAETLRNLPGMNINFANGLTALAHNRFVPLEEGEEQEKRDAAQEIIFHWFEGGKVTKRELKPFGIFEVVNKSNSKQLLNSLNVFLRHCEHKGLILLLDELETVIAQPASMRNAAYENVRLLIDNSEHAEYFHIFFSIIPDVLLSEKGFKSYDALWSRVRSIGQKKKLNYRGVLIDLHRTPLTSKELIELGRCLRRIHEISYRWEAEDSVPDKLVEEVCTNQEKMGLLSEVRLFIKQLISILDMAEQGETPSEELDLEQHIVSSQQEMDQEKVEQLQPSWDQ, from the coding sequence ATGAAAACCATGGAAGAGCTGGGTCAGCTGAAGCCCTTCCAGGCCCGTTCTATTATTGAAGAACTGCGCAAAGGCAGTGTTCCGGCGCAGTATGTCCCGTTTTTCACAGTGGGCCGCGATAATTGGCTCACCTTTATTGAGGATGATCTGGCCAATTATATTGCCGAAGGCGGGGCCAAGGTACGCTTTCTCAGCGGTGATTACGGGGACGGCAAGACCCATTTCATGTCGGTCATCCAACATCTTGCCCTGCAGGAAGGCTTTGGCGTTTCCTTTGTGATCCTGACCCGTGAAACACCGATTCATAAATTCGAGGCCGTCTATCAGGCCATTACCCAACAGCTTCATGGTCGTTTTGAAGGTGTTGGCATCCGCAACCTTTTACGGCAATGGTTGTATAATTTAGCTGAAAAAGCGGAAAAAGAAGCCCCTTCCCTTGAACAAATGGCGGATCTGGCCGAGACCCTGCGCAATCTGCCGGGCATGAACATCAATTTTGCCAACGGCCTCACGGCTCTGGCCCATAATCGCTTTGTCCCCTTGGAAGAGGGCGAGGAGCAGGAAAAACGGGACGCTGCCCAGGAAATCATCTTCCACTGGTTTGAAGGCGGCAAGGTGACCAAGCGGGAGCTGAAACCCTTTGGTATTTTTGAGGTAGTCAACAAGTCCAACAGCAAACAGCTGCTCAATTCCCTGAATGTCTTTTTGCGCCATTGTGAACACAAGGGCTTGATCCTGTTGTTGGATGAGCTGGAAACGGTTATTGCCCAGCCCGCTTCCATGCGCAATGCTGCTTATGAGAATGTACGCCTGCTCATTGATAACTCCGAACATGCAGAATATTTTCATATCTTTTTTTCCATTATTCCTGATGTGCTGCTCTCGGAAAAGGGCTTTAAATCCTATGATGCCCTGTGGAGCCGGGTCCGCAGCATCGGCCAGAAGAAAAAACTCAACTACCGGGGCGTGTTGATTGACCTCCATCGCACCCCCCTGACCAGCAAAGAGCTGATTGAGCTGGGTCGCTGTTTACGCCGGATCCATGAAATATCCTACCGCTGGGAAGCAGAGGATTCAGTGCCAGACAAGCTGGTTGAGGAGGTCTGCACCAATCAGGAAAAGATGGGCCTGCTCAGTGAGGTACGCCTGTTCATCAAACAGCTCATCAGCATTCTTGATATGGCGGAACAAGGCGAAACACCGTCTGAAGAGCTTGATCTTGAGCAGCATATCGTCTCCAGCCAGCAGGAAATGGATCAGGAAAAAGTGGAACAACTTCAGCCAAGTTGGGATCAGTAA
- a CDS encoding UDP-glucuronic acid decarboxylase family protein: MKAVQQKKRIIITGGAGFLGSHLCERLLADGHEVVCLDNYFTGTKQNIVHLMANPYFEVIRHDVTFPLYIEVDEIYNLACPASPIHYQFDPVQTTKTSVHGAINMLGLAKRVKAKIFQASTSEVYGDPKIHPQPESYWGHVNPNGIRSCYDEGKRCAETLFFDYRRQHNLRIKVARIFNTYGPRMHPNDGRVVSNFIVQALQGKPITIYGDGSQTRSFCYVDDLIEAFIRLMGTEDSFTGPVNTGNPGEFTILQLAENVIELTGSKSEIIFEPLPEDDPQQRQPDITLAKEKLGWEPKVTLREGLVPTIEYFDNFLRGIED; encoded by the coding sequence ATGAAAGCTGTGCAACAAAAAAAACGGATTATTATTACCGGTGGAGCAGGATTTCTTGGCTCTCATCTTTGTGAGCGATTACTGGCAGATGGACACGAAGTTGTCTGTTTAGATAATTACTTTACAGGAACAAAGCAGAACATTGTTCACCTGATGGCGAATCCCTATTTTGAGGTCATCCGCCATGATGTGACCTTTCCTCTGTATATAGAGGTTGATGAGATTTACAACCTTGCCTGTCCGGCCTCTCCCATCCATTATCAGTTTGATCCTGTGCAGACGACGAAGACTTCAGTGCATGGTGCCATTAATATGCTGGGGCTTGCAAAACGAGTGAAGGCCAAGATTTTTCAGGCATCAACCTCTGAGGTCTATGGTGATCCCAAGATCCATCCGCAACCAGAGAGCTATTGGGGGCACGTGAATCCCAACGGCATCCGTTCATGTTATGATGAAGGAAAACGTTGCGCAGAAACGCTCTTCTTTGATTATCGTCGGCAGCATAACCTACGTATCAAGGTGGCCAGGATTTTTAATACTTATGGTCCCCGTATGCATCCCAATGATGGGCGGGTGGTCTCAAACTTTATTGTTCAGGCCCTCCAGGGAAAGCCGATAACAATCTATGGTGATGGCTCACAAACCAGATCCTTTTGCTATGTTGATGATCTGATCGAAGCCTTTATCCGGCTCATGGGGACAGAAGACAGTTTTACCGGGCCAGTGAATACCGGGAATCCTGGTGAGTTTACCATTCTGCAGCTTGCAGAAAATGTCATAGAACTTACGGGATCAAAGTCAGAGATAATTTTTGAGCCTCTTCCTGAGGATGATCCGCAACAGCGCCAACCTGATATCACCTTGGCGAAGGAA
- the rpsU gene encoding 30S ribosomal protein S21 has translation MEVEVKGDLEYAIRQLKKKLQIDGVKRELKRREYYEKPSIKKRRKSAEALRKLRKYNRMKNRY, from the coding sequence ATTGAAGTAGAAGTCAAAGGAGACTTAGAGTACGCGATCCGCCAGCTCAAGAAGAAATTACAGATCGACGGAGTAAAACGCGAACTGAAACGACGTGAATACTACGAGAAACCGAGCATTAAGAAACGTCGTAAGTCTGCCGAAGCACTGCGCAAACTTCGTAAGTATAACCGAATGAAAAATCGGTATTAG
- a CDS encoding c(7)-type cytochrome triheme domain-containing protein, whose translation MKFNKTIIFVVLSAYVGLFFVVADLDGVQEARADQNPTEQAARQERTKKPVPTQKTPATGYPDYAIGLFSHKAHASEAGLQCTDCHSKIFQMAAGAAKASGDFNKISFGEGRYCGACHNGTKVFAIQDEANCKRCHGNDVDPPDTILFEKPAQGVLFNHALHNKELGLACNECHMRLFEMKVGSTSEQPDFNMEAMYNGKYCGFCHDSTLAFDLKTDCSKCHLKMPGYDNSTTSASGEKPAAK comes from the coding sequence ATGAAATTTAACAAGACAATTATATTTGTCGTTCTGTCAGCTTATGTCGGCCTTTTTTTTGTTGTTGCTGACCTGGACGGCGTACAGGAGGCAAGAGCTGATCAGAACCCGACTGAACAGGCTGCTCGGCAAGAACGTACAAAGAAACCAGTCCCGACACAGAAAACTCCGGCAACGGGCTATCCTGATTACGCCATCGGTCTGTTCAGCCATAAGGCCCATGCGAGCGAAGCCGGGCTGCAATGTACAGATTGTCACAGCAAGATTTTTCAGATGGCAGCCGGAGCAGCAAAGGCCAGTGGTGATTTCAATAAAATTTCCTTCGGGGAAGGGAGATACTGCGGTGCCTGCCATAACGGGACCAAAGTCTTTGCTATTCAGGACGAGGCGAATTGTAAGCGATGTCACGGAAACGATGTTGATCCACCGGACACCATTCTTTTTGAGAAACCGGCACAAGGAGTTCTTTTCAATCATGCCTTACATAACAAGGAACTCGGTCTTGCCTGCAACGAATGTCACATGCGTCTTTTTGAAATGAAGGTGGGCAGCACGAGCGAACAGCCTGATTTCAACATGGAAGCCATGTATAACGGCAAATACTGCGGCTTCTGCCATGACAGCACCTTGGCTTTTGACCTCAAGACCGATTGCAGTAAATGTCATCTCAAAATGCCGGGGTATGACAACTCAACAACGTCTGCATCCGGTGAAAAGCCAGCGGCGAAATAG
- a CDS encoding BREX system ATP-binding domain-containing protein produces MDMPDFFQLLEEANNFPLRRAVECLREGLFDPFGVSLLTARESQLNTVFDQGAQDVAKNKSTHLCVCGSYGQGKSHSLTYLRQRALQQGFAVSLINLDPREVPLHDFRQVYRALVSQISFPDSDDPLVKVWEQWTKGGYTKQLKGKKADPLSIIPDNMPHVFKAVLTALASENMQLSRRQKGLKKHAAFRPREFPWILSNALNGNAPPVVRIRQALKYREVSFYKEQSLVCKGWEPYFDLVRGLGLMFQQMGYKGWVLLFDEAEAIAQTRINVRRKSYAILQRFFCPEEPLHGLYPVFAFTDDFFATVKNEDYERVDTRAETEQPYFAENYAKAWRRLNIHDLHGLSAREWQTLAEKLIHVHGKAYDWQPEPKEVQKQLTATLKETGAQEARLKIKALVNQLDFVQQGVVLR; encoded by the coding sequence ATGGACATGCCAGATTTTTTTCAGCTCCTGGAAGAGGCAAATAATTTTCCCTTGCGCCGGGCCGTGGAATGCTTGCGGGAGGGGCTGTTTGATCCTTTCGGGGTGAGCCTGCTCACCGCCCGTGAGAGCCAATTGAACACGGTCTTTGATCAGGGTGCGCAGGATGTAGCCAAGAACAAGTCCACCCATCTCTGCGTGTGCGGCTCCTATGGTCAGGGAAAATCCCATAGCCTGACCTATCTGCGCCAACGGGCCTTGCAACAGGGCTTTGCGGTCAGCTTGATCAATCTTGATCCCAGGGAAGTGCCGCTGCATGACTTTCGCCAGGTCTACCGTGCTCTGGTGAGCCAGATTTCCTTTCCTGACAGCGATGACCCGCTGGTCAAGGTCTGGGAGCAATGGACCAAAGGGGGATATACAAAACAGCTCAAAGGCAAAAAGGCTGATCCCCTCTCAATTATTCCTGACAATATGCCCCATGTTTTTAAAGCTGTGCTCACCGCCTTGGCGAGTGAAAACATGCAGCTTTCCAGACGGCAAAAAGGCTTGAAAAAACATGCTGCTTTTCGGCCTCGGGAATTTCCCTGGATCCTGAGCAATGCCCTGAACGGCAATGCGCCGCCCGTGGTTCGCATCAGGCAGGCCCTGAAATATCGTGAGGTTTCCTTTTACAAGGAGCAATCCCTGGTCTGCAAGGGCTGGGAACCATATTTTGATTTAGTCAGAGGACTGGGCCTTATGTTTCAGCAGATGGGCTATAAGGGCTGGGTGCTGCTGTTTGACGAGGCCGAGGCCATTGCTCAGACCCGGATCAATGTGCGTCGTAAAAGTTATGCCATTTTACAACGCTTTTTCTGCCCGGAGGAGCCGTTACACGGCCTGTATCCGGTGTTCGCCTTTACCGATGATTTTTTCGCCACAGTCAAGAACGAGGATTACGAGCGGGTGGATACCCGTGCTGAGACGGAGCAGCCCTATTTTGCAGAAAACTATGCCAAGGCCTGGCGTCGCCTGAACATCCATGACTTGCACGGTCTGTCCGCTCGGGAATGGCAAACCCTGGCTGAGAAGTTGATCCATGTACATGGCAAGGCCTATGACTGGCAACCGGAACCGAAGGAAGTACAGAAGCAGTTGACTGCCACGCTCAAGGAAACAGGTGCGCAGGAGGCCCGTTTGAAAATAAAAGCGTTGGTTAATCAGTTGGATTTTGTGCAGCAGGGGGTTGTTTTGAGGTGA